The proteins below are encoded in one region of Oncorhynchus nerka isolate Pitt River linkage group LG15, Oner_Uvic_2.0, whole genome shotgun sequence:
- the LOC115142789 gene encoding keratin, type II cytoskeletal 8-like — MSTRAVKSTSYSLRSSSAGLGSQNFSSNSSNGYGGGARQQSYSVRSSYGGVGSSAGGVAAGGYRVVGGYVAGGTGQRGGGMEFGYAGMGVGGGMGMGGGKMTCVGPPQITAIQVNKSLLAPLNLEIDPNIQVVRTHEKEQIKTLNNRFVSFIDKVRFLEQQNKMLETKWSLLQDQTTTRSNIDAMFEAYISNLRRQLDGLGNEKMKLEGELKNTQGLVEDFKNRYEDEINKRTESENNFVLLKKDADAAYIVKTELEAKLDCLTDEIEFLRTIYDAELRELQGQIKDTSVVVEMDNSRNLDMDSIVAEVRAQYEDIANRSRAEAETWYTQKYEQMQVSATNYEDNLKNTKVEIADINRKIMRYQSEIDTMKGQRGHLENQIAEAEERGELAVKDARLRINDLEVALQRAKQDMTMQVRQYQELLNVKLALDIEIATYRKLLEGEESRLVNGIKSVNISKQSSSTNYNSYPLESSRTTSYVSGSTGGYKVSSTSYGSSTYVSGHESRHIGSSFDLPGRITLVGTTSRDVDASISLGGAKGTSRDMDVNISLGGSNSLATSRDMDASVSVNSSSTVTNNKSQTTLVKTDDAEVTSNVASDAASNHAEEQAAGSDK, encoded by the exons atgtccaccagagctgtgaaGAGCACCAGCTACTCTTTGAGGTCCTCATCTGCAGGCCTGGGGTCTCAAAACTTCAGCAGCAACTCCAGCAACGGCTATGGCGGCGGAGCCAGACAACAGAGCTACAGCGTCCGCAGCTCTTATGGGGGTGTTGGCAGCAGCGCCGGGGGTGTGGCAGCAGGTGGCTATAGGGTAGTTGGGGGGTACGTGGCTGGAGGGACTGGGCAAAGAGGGGGCGGGATGGAGTTTGGGTATGCGGGCATGGGTGTTGGCGGTGGTATGGGGATGGGGGGTGGGAAGATGACATGTGTGGGACCCCCTCAGATCACCGCTATTCAGGTAAACAAGAGCCTGCTGGCCCCCCTGAACCTGGAGATCGACCCCAACATCCAGGTGGTCCGCACCCACGAGAAGGAGCAGATCAAGACCCTCAACAACCGCTTCGTGTCCTTCATCGATAAG GTGCGTTTCCTGGAGCAGCAGAACAAGATGCTGGAGACCAAGTGGAGCCTCCTGCAGGACCAGACCACCACCCGCTCCAACATCGACGCCATGTTTGAGGCCTACATCTCCAACCTGCGCAGACAGCTTGATGGTCTGGGCAACGAGAAGATGAAGCTGGAGGGGGAGCTGAAGAACACGCAGGGCCTGGTTGAGGACTTCAAGAACAG GTATGAGGATGAGATCAACAAGCGTACCGAGTCTGAAAACAACTTTGTTCTCCTCAAGAAG GATGCAGATGCTGCCTACATTGTCAAGACAGAGCTGGAGGCCAAGCTGGACTGTCTTACTGATGAGATTGAATTCCTCAGGACTATCTATGACGCG GAGCTGCGTGAGCTGCAGGGCCAGATCAAGGACACCTCTGTTGTGGTGGAGATGGACAACAGCCGTAACCTGGACATGGACTCCATCGTGGCTGAAGTGCGCGCTCAGTACGAGGACATCGCCAACCGCAGCAGAGCTGAGGCCGAGACCTGGTATACGCAGAAA TATGAACAGATGCAGGTGTCAGCCACCAACTATGAGGACAATCTGAAAAACACCAAGGTAGAGATCGCAGATATCAACCGCAAAATCATGAGATATCAGTCTGAAATTGACACGATGAAGGGTCAG CGCGGCCACCTGGAGAACCAGATCGCTGAGGCGGAGGAGCGTGGTGAGCTGGCGGTGAAGGACGCCAGGCTTCGCATTAACGACCTCGAGGTGGCCCTGCAGAGAGCCAAGCAGGATATGACCATGCAAGTACGCCAGTACCAGGAGCTGTTGAACGTCAAACTGGCCCTGGATATTGAGATCGCCACCTACAGGAAGCtgctggaaggagaggagagcag gctGGTGAATGGAATCAAGTCGGTCAACATCTCCAAACAGTCTTCTT CAACGAACTACAACTCTTACCCCCTGGAAAGCAGTCGCACCACCAGCTATGTCAGCGGCTCAACGGGGGGATACAAGGTCAGCAGCACCAGCTACGGCAGCAGCACTTACGTCAGTGGCCATGAGAGCCGCCATATAGGCAGCAGCTTCGACCTGCCTGGCAGAATCACCCTGGTAGGCACTACCAGCAGAGATGTGGATGCCAGCATCAGCCTGGGAGGCGCCAAAGGCACCAGCAGAGACATGGATGTCAATATCAGCCTGGGAGGCAGCAACAGCCTGGCTACTAGCAGAGACATGGATGCCAGCGTCAGTGTCAATAGCAGTTCCACTGTCACCAACAACAAATCCCAGACCACCTTAGTCAAGACCGATGATGCTGAGGTGACCTCGAATGTGGCTTCTGATGCGGCGTCCAACCATGCCGAGGAACAGGCGGCTGGGAGCGACAAATGA
- the krt18b gene encoding keratin, type I cytoskeletal 18b: MSYRPSNSHISFQRTTPVSSYRAASTYGGAGGQGTRISSASYGGLRSGAPASSSSYSSSSFKVSGGGMGTGIGGGMGAGMGGLINAAAAGGGGGHVMGNEKGAMQNLNDRLANYLETVRNLEQANGQLEVKIREALEKGGPDARDYSKYSSILDDLRKKVFDATVDNASIVLQIDNARLAADDFRVKFESEFSIRQSVEADIAGLKKVIDNTNMGRMNVESEIEAVREELIFLRKNHDNEVMEMRTQISQSGVQVDVDAPKGQDLSLVMEEMRANYEKMALNNAKDLKVWHENQISDVQVQVSQNTEALQGAQMEMSDLQRQLQTLEIELASQQSLKSSLEDTLRNTEMRSNMEVEKYNAILIRLEGELTNLRGNIQQQGQEYEALLNMKMKLEAEIATYRSLLDGGDFKLQDAMDELKP, from the exons ATGAGTTACAGACCGTCCAACAGCCACATCTCCTTCCAACGCACCACGCCCGTGTCCTCCTACCGGGCTGCCAGCACCTACGGCGGGGCTGGTGGCCAGGGCACCCGCATCTCCTCCGCATCTTACGGGGGCCTCCGCAGTGGTGCCCCAGCCAGCTCTTCCTCCTACTCCTCATCCTCCTTTAAGGTGAGCGGCGGTGGTATGGGCACTGGCATTGGTGGTGGCATGGGTGCCGGCATGGGTGGCCTGATCAACGCTGCGGCAGCCGGTGGTGGAGGCGGTCACGTCATGGGCAACGAGAAGGGGGCCATGCAGAACCTGAATGACCGCCTAGCCAACTACCTGGAGACAGTGAGGAACCTGGAGCAGGCCAACGGACAACTGGAGGTCAAGATCCGAGAGGCCCTGGAAAAGGGAGGACCGGACGCCCGCGACTATAGCAAGTACAGCAGCATACTGGACGACCTGCGCAAGAAG GTCTTCGATGCGACAGTGGATAACGCTAGTATTGTCCTCCAAATTGATAATGCTCGCTTAGCTGCAGATGACTTCAGAGTAAA ATTTGAATCTGAGTTCAGCATTCGTCAGTCAGTGGAGGCGGACATCGCCGGGCTGAAGAAGGTCATCGATAACACCAACATGGGCAGGATGAATGTGGAGAGTGAGATCGAGGCCGTGAGGGAGGAGCTCATCTTCCTCAGGAAGAACCATGACAAT GAGGTGATGGAAATGAGGACCCAGATCTCCCAGTCGGGGGTGCAGGTGGACGTGGACGCCCCTAAAGGTCAGGACCTGAGTCTGGTcatggaggagatgagggccAACTACGAGAAGATGGCTCTGAATAACGCAAAGGACCTCAAAGTGTGGCATGAAAACCAG ATCTCAGACGTACAGGTGCAGGTATCCCAGAACACAGAGGCCCTGCAGGGGGCCCAGATGGAGATGAGCGACCTACAGAGACAGCTACAGACCCTCGAGATCGAGCTGGCATCCCAACAGAGCTTG AAATCCTCCTTGGAAGACACCTTGCGTAACACAGAGATGCGTTCCAACATGGAGGTGGAGAAGTACAATGCTATCCTCATCCGTCTGGAGGGCGAGCTGACAAACCTGCGGGGCAACATCCAGCAGCAGGGCCAGGAGTATGAGGCACTGCTCAATATGAAGATGAAGCTGGAGGCCGAGATCGCAACATACAGGAGCTTGCTCGATGGGGGAGACTTCAA GCTTCAAGACGCTATGGATGAACTGAAACCATAA